In the Paramisgurnus dabryanus chromosome 5, PD_genome_1.1, whole genome shotgun sequence genome, one interval contains:
- the LOC135773120 gene encoding uncharacterized protein, which produces MVLATLAEHSLPFTFAPLMVKLAQTLATDKVALSGLKLSRTAAAYKMVHGLGFTFSERIFSNTRKYPFSINLDESTTNGDKKVLSILVSYFNPDRKMVDVEHLGSLEVLKVNALKLEKLLVKFFKDNNIPWSNLVSMLMDSCGVMRGSKMGLETRVGQNHCPSLLDVDGDSCHHIHNAAKVFAALFSNHLEQLFGDLHADHQWATDQLAYFREICEFMSIPNSAPKRFVQHRWLSAYDVAISTQRLLPAYKVLYYGFMDREDKALYKDLLRQLFATYKVSEKAQTQILSFHEDLSKKVTDQLFLLGSVIAYLHYGN; this is translated from the exons ATGGTTCTTGCTACTCTTGCCGAACATTCACTTCCTTTTACATTTGCACCACTGATGGTGAAGCTGGCCCAAACGCTGGCTACAGACAAAGTAGCTCTGAGTGGGTTGAAGCTGTCACGCACAGCAGCAGCTTACAAAATGGTGCATGGATTGGGATTTACATTTTCAGAGAGGATCTTCAGCAATACACGGAAGTATCCATTTTCCATCAACCTCGACGAGAGTACTACAAATGGTGATAAAAAAGTTCTTTCCATCCTGGTTAGTTACTTCAACCCAGACAGGAAGATGGTTGATGTAGAACACCTTGGCTCTTTAGAGGTTTTGAAGGTTAACGCTCTCAAGCTAGAAAAGTTGCTGGTTAAGTTCTTTAAGGATAACAACATCCCATGGTCCAACCTTGTAAGCATGCTGATGGACTCCTGCGGTGTTATGCGAGGAAGTAAAATGGGGTTGGAAACAAGAGTGGGCCAGAACCACTGCCCAAGCCTACTTGATGTTGACGGTGATAGTTGCCACCATATCCACAATGCTGCAAAGGTTTTTGCAGCGCTTTTCAGCAATCATCTTGAACAGCTGTTTGGTGATCTACATGCAGATCATCAATGGGCCACAGACCAG TTGGCGTACTTCAGAGAGATATGCGAGTTCATGAGCATTCCTAATTCAGCTCCCAAAAGGTTTGTTCAGCATCGCTGGCTATCGGCTTATGATGTTGCCATTAGCACCCAGAGGCTGCTTCCTGCCTACAAGGTTCTTTACTATGGCTTTATGGACAGGGAAGACAAGGCCCTCTACAAGGACCTCCTGAGGCAGCTTTTTGCCACTTACAAAGTGAGTGAAAAGGCACAGACACAGATTCTGTCCTTTCATGAGGACCTCAGCAAAAAGGTAACTGATCAGTTATTTCTTCTTGGATCAGTGATTGCCTACCTGCATTATGGTAACTAA